The Physeter macrocephalus isolate SW-GA unplaced genomic scaffold, ASM283717v5 random_211, whole genome shotgun sequence genome contains the following window.
TGTGATCGTGGGATGGATCAGGTCCAccagggtggggagaagagggcagATACAGAAGCCTTCAATGCTAGACCTCTTCCTGCGCTGACAAAAAGCAATCTCTTATTCTCTGGCTCTCTCTCCAGCTTTTGTCCAGCTCTGTGATCCCATTTTGCTGAGTTTTCTTCATGTCTCTTTGATAAGCTTATTTCCCTGAGTTTTTTCCACGCAGCCCAGATCTCACTGTGGGCACTTTCTGAGATCCTAACCCTCTGTTCTGCCCTTAGTTTCAGTTACGTGTGTGTGCAGCTGATCTGCAAGCTAACCTTAGCCCTCAGTAGCGGCTTCTCTAGCCTCAGTCCCTAAGGCTTACAGTCTTCAAGTCCTGTGACTCTTTCCTGCTCATGCCCCAAGCAGTCTGAACTCTGCCAGTCCTTCTGCTTTActagtatatattcttttctagaaCCACAGCCCCTCTTCAGACCTCCAGATCTCATGCCTGTACTTCTTTAGTCAGTATAGCATAGTTCAGGCAGGCGGACAGCCCCGGGGTTAGAAtccttgagcaaattactcaaATTTTGGATCCCAGTTTCCTGGTCTATAAAAAGCGAATAATAGTATCTGCCTgacaaggttgttgtgaggataaatcCTTATACTTAAAGCACGTGGCAACATGCTTAGCGcctagtaagtactcagtaaacagTGATGACTTGGTAGTAGAGTGGCCCCCACGTACCTCAAATCAAATCCAAGCTCTCAGTAACATCAGGGTCCTTTAGCAGTTGGTGTTCCCCATTGATCCTTCCTTCCTTATCTCCCACTTGGTATCCAGCCGGCCCAACCAACAGCATCCCAGGTGGGACTTGTTTGTGACTTATTTCCAAGCCACTGCCGGTAGCACTTCTTCCTTCCTGCTAACCATGTCTTTTCTCCTTCAGAACTTCCTTGAAAAGCTTTCTTGGGAAAATCCCATCAAGTTCTGTCATTCCAATAGCTGCCAGATTTGTTTTGAGCAGGGTGATCTGAGGAACACAGGTGTCCTCCCCTTTTTCAATCACTAGCCATTTTCTACTCAACTCACTGACGCTGATAGAGGAGGGAGAGTAGTGGGATTACTTCAGAACTTATTAGGTCCTATTTGGTTTTGCTTACCAGAGGCTTTTCGCTCTGTTGTAGGCTTACCTCTTTGGTTCATGTCTGGGTCGGGCTGATGTTAAAACATTTATCAGTTGGTATGATCTCAGGAAatgcaaaggagagagaaggccTGAAGGTGTCCTAAGGGTCAGGGAGGCCAGCTGGGGATTTTAAATTTGCAACGGTAGACGCACACGCACTTGAAAACCATTCTTGTTGTTTCATGTAGGTCTTATCTCCATTATTAAATTGTTGGCAATTGTATTCACAATTGTTGTTAGTGGCAAAGTTACTTTTGATGTCCCTCTTGACAGTGTTCTGCGTTTACTCTTGTGACCTGCCTCTCCATCTCCTAGGCAACCTGGCATCCTCGGTACAACCTCATTGTCGTGGGCCGATACCCAGATCCTAATTTCAAAAGTTGTACCTCCCATGAATTAAGGACAATCGATGTGTTTGATGGAAGCTCAGGAAAGATGATGTATCAGCTGTATGACCCAGAATCTTCTGGTATCATGTCGGTGAGGCTTGGGCCCTCAAATAATAATGGGAGGAAGCAGGGATTCACCTTACCTTATTGGATCAAAAACGACCAGAAATTAATCCTCATGTGCCCTTCTCCCAGTACCTTCATTCCCTCCTCATGCTTATCCCCTTGTCTCTGCAGCTCAATGAGTTCAATCCTATGGGGGACACACTGGCCTCTGTGATGGGTGAGTGACTCTCAGGCTGGTGAAGCCCACCCTACTCCCCAAGGTTCAGGGCAGGCTAACCTCAGCTTAGTGCTGCTCCATTCACCCCAGGGTCGTAGTCAGTAAAGATGACGACCAGGGGACAGCGGGCTCTTCGGCCTAGGCCCTCCATCCCTCTTGCTTTGTCTTGGTCACAGCAATGCCTGGCTGCTGCCCAGTTTCCTGGTATCTCCTTACCAAGTCCTAGGTTCCCCACGCCAGCCCCAAGTTTTCAGAGGCTGATAATGGACGGTGCGAGTCAGACTGGTCTCACTCCTCCTAGGTTATCACATTCTCATTTGGAGCCAGGAGGAAGCTGGGAAGCGGAAATGAGAGACATTAATGAAGGTGGGGGCCAAGCAAGGGCTTGGAGCCCCATGAGAACAAGTTCTGCGAGAAGAGGCCGCTTTGTGTTAAAGGGCCAGAGGTATCCGAGTCCTTAGGGTTGGAGCAGGGGCACTGGGACTGCGACACTGGCATGTACTGTTCTGGACGTAGCTCCAGAAACTCCAGAGTTGGCGACCCAGCTGCCCCAAGGGTCCTTGCCGTATCTAGCCTGGAGCCaagcttctcttttctcctctctgacaTGCAGTGGCAGAGGATCAGGTAGTGGTTTTCGATTCGTGTTCACCATTCACAAGGCCAATAAAACCATACCCAGCTGAGCTTCTGAGTGGATCTTCCAGCACTGACCTGGTCACAGGGCTTCTTAGGTccccaaaatgaagaaaaggcaCAGAAAACAGCACTAAGAGTCCAAAGCCTTCATTCTCTGGAAGCTGTCTCAGCCCTATTCTGGGCCACAGTCAGGAGCTGTTCAGCTCACAACATGCCAGCTGGAGATCCCTGGCAGACCCCAGGAGATCCCAGCCTAGATGAGAGGGATAGTAGTTTCATGATTCTGTACCACAGCTCACCCCCCCACACTTCCCCCGACTCCCTCCCAAGTACACTCGTCCTTCCGACCTGCTCAAGGTGCAGGGGTGACAAAGATGCTGGAAGCATTATGTCTGACTCCAGTTAGTGGTGGCTTCAGCTGGACAAAGGAAAACTTCGCTGGCTGGCTCTTGGGTGATCTGGTTCCTTGGTGGCCAGTGTTTGTACCCCCAGCGTTGTGCAGTTTTTCCCACTAAAATAAGCACTGAGAGGCAAGACTGTGTCCTCTGGGCCATTTGCCAAAGACTCTGGGTTGGTAGAAGAGCGAGCAGGGCTTGATGGAGAGGCAAAGCAGATCAAGCAGCAACTCCTTCAGTCTTTTTCCTAGGTCCTGAGTGAAACGTGACTACTTGTCTACATTTCAGGCCCTTAGAAGGGAGCATGGAGGAGGCAAATCCTGTTTGGAGAAAGCCGGCGTCCAACACAGTACTTGGTTAACATCAGGCACGTGGATGCTGCGCGACAGGTGCCACGGGCCAAGCTGAGCCCCACTTGTTCATCTAGGTTGGGGTGATCAGAGGGAGGCCCAACCCAGGGTCTCCTGTCCACGGGCTGGGGAGCAGCAGCAGTGAGGAGCAGGGCCCAGCCCACCTCCCCGggaggcagagggaagggggcTGAGTGGTTGTCAGGCATGATCCTCCCCGTCTGGGACGTGGCGGTAGCCAGGAGGCTGGGCCTGCACCCGGAAGAGGACGGTGAGGAGCAGCActaagagaaggaagaggatggagCCACATACAGCCAAGGCCACGATCACCTCTGCgcacggggcggggcgggagaaAAGTCACGTCagcgttcattcaacaaatacctgaGTGCCTACCgcatgccaggtgctgttcttACAATGGGGGTATCACAGGTGGCCAAGACAAAGGCTCCCTTGTAGATTTTACATTCTAGGAGAGGAGATGCCGTGACAGGCAAATGATAGACATGATGGATTAGTGGCAAATGccataaaggaaaacaaagcaaggtAAGGGGGAAATGATGGAGAGGTAGGTCAGTCAGGGAAGGTGTCACTGAGAAAGTGACCATTTGAACAGAGACCTGGAGTCACTGAGACATACAAAAGATCCGAGAGAAGAGTGTCctgaggccgggggtgggggggtgggggggtggacgGGAAGCAAATGCAGAAGGGAATTAGCTTGGCATGTTCTAGGACCAGCAAGAAAGTCAGTATCGCTAGAGCAGAACACATGAGCACAGGAGATGAAGGCAGAGGACCAGACCAAGTAGGGCCTGGAGGCCATGGTAAAGaacttgggggtttttttgtttttgaatttatttatttatcttatttatttatttttggctgtgttgggtcttcgttgctgcgtgcgggctttctctagttgcgggagcgggggctactcttcgttgtggtgtgcaggcttctcctgttgtggagcacgggctctaggcacacgggctcagtagttgtggcacgtggactcagtagttgtggctcgcaggctcagtagttgtggctcgcgggctttaaagcacaggctaagtagctgtggtgcacgggcttagttgctctgcggcatgtgggatcttcccggaccagggctcgaacctgtgtcccctgcattggcaggtggattcctaaccactgcgccaccagggaagcccaagaacttgGGTTTTATTCCAAATgtaatgggaagccactggaagaTTCTGAGAAGGGTAGTGATGTGAACtgattaatgtttaaaaaaattaactgttgTGCTGAATCACTGGTAGGGCCAAGAACAGAATCAGAAAGAACGTTAGGAAGCTTTTCAGTActtcaggcaagagatgatggtagaCTGGGCTAGGGAGCAAGAGCGTGTACTTTAACAATTGGGCTGGTAGGATCTGCTAGtggtttggaggtggggtctgagGAAGAGGGTATTCAGGATAGCGCTTTGGGTTATGCTATACACCTAGGTGGCTAATGTGGCATTTACTAAGGTGGGGAAGCCTGGAGGAAGAGCAGATTTGGGGGAAGAGCATTTGGATTGACTGATTTTTGAGCATTTGGATTTAGACTTCAACTGTGACATGCCTTAGTTGACATCCATGTAAAGACCTCAAGTCAGCAGCTGGATATGTGAACCTGCAGCTCAGAGAAGAGGTCATGAATCTGTGAGTCATAAAAAGACAGAACTTAGCATGGAGATGGTATATAAGGCTATAAGGCTGGGTAAGCTCACCTTGGGAGCAGGCATGGATGGGGAAAGAGCGAGGCTGAGCCCTGGGTCATCCACTGGTTAGTGGGGAGGAGAAGCTAGTAAAGGAAGCTGCCTGTGAGTTAGGAGAAAAACCAGAGAAGCCAAGAAAGTATTTAAGGAAGGAGTAATCGATTCTGTAATGCTGAGAGGTGAGAGAAGCTAAGAATTGGTCACTGGCTTTGGTAAGAGGAGGTCATTGGTCCTTGACAAGAGGGGCTTCCGTGGAGTGGCAGGTGACATAAGACTGTCTGGTGTGAGTCTGAGAGAATGGGCAGTGACGCAGTGACACCAGAGTCTAGGCAAGCCTTTGAAGGATTTTACACCcgaaaaggggagagagaaaaggagtgaCAGCTGGAGAAGGACGTGGGCCAAAGAGGTTTTTCTTAGGCTTTGAGATGACACTGATCCAGTAGAGCGGTAACACTGAGCACCAGGGTCCGTGTGGAGGTGAGAAGAGATGGACCCAGAGTGTAAGTGGAAAGGCTGGCTCCAAGTGGTGGCTTGTACCAGCGAGTAAGCTGGAACACCTGGTGGTAGGAGGACAAGACAGTTCTCTCCTGGTTGCTTTTAGTTTCTCTTAGTATAAGAACTGAGGGCGAGGAGTACGTCTCAGGGTGGGAAATTAACTGTCTAGGGATAGGATGGGCCTCGCCCCAAACCATGCAGCGTCTGAGCTGGCTAAAGGACTGCCATCCCTGCAACAGGATGGCTGGAAGTGCATCAGCTCTCTCGAGACCTGTGGATATGAACTGTAAGCTGTTCTGGGGCACGGCCAGCATGGAGGCAGGCAGCAGCTCACCTGTGTCTGCAGGACTGCTTGCCAGCCGGCACTCCTGCTGCCAGTCCTTGGGCACAACAGGCTCTGTGAGGCGGAGGAAGTCCTGCAGCGGGCAGCGGTGAGGGCAGCCAGGCAGGATCAGCGGCCAGGGGGCCTTGGTAGTCTCGTTCCGAAAGTACATTTCCACTGAGAAATTCCTGAGGGTTGACAGGAGACAAGATGGAAGCTGCCCACAGTCCCCACGTGAGCGCCCCTCCTCAGGGCAGACCCATAGCTCCACTCACCCGGTATCTTCCTGGTACAGTTCAAATATGTGGCAGGACGCGTAGGGGGCTTGTTTACCATTGTAGACATCCAACGCCATTTGCAGAGCAACCAGGGTGGTGTCGTGCTGTAAGAGAGAAGGGCTCCCCATCAGCactgccccccacacccccaggcGCTGAAGAGAGGAGAGATCCAGCTCCTACGTGACGTCAGCACACCGGGGACCGTGGAAGCTTACCGCAGAGTAGACCAGCAGCTTAGGGAGAGGGGAGGTGGTTGCCACCAGGGTCAGGTTCTTCCGTATCTGAGCCAGCAGGACTCCTGAAGGAGAGAGTCCCCAGCGTCAGTGGCTACAGCCATCACCGTCTTCTGACTAGACCTATCTGAGGCCCTCTCACCCTCTGCCAGTCCTGGGTCTCATCACCAGCACAGAGAACGCTTTAGATTCAGGGGAACCACGCAAACTCTACGGCACCCCCTGCTCTCTAAGAACTTCCAAATTTACAGAAGGAAGCAAGACAAAACAAGAAATCTATATTTCCCACAGGTGCAGAAACCTGCCCATTTATTTATAAAGGAGCTACGAGGCCCTGCCCACGTTTGAAGAATTACTCCAGTTGGGAATAAATATAAACTTAAGATTGCTTCAGAGCACACAGGATGGGGGCTCCAGGCCAGGGGATCTCTGTCATGTGCAGGCTCTGAAAACTTCAAGATGTTGGAAAGGTCTAGCAGCTGGCACTCCCTTGGGTgctcagatgaagaaactggccATGTGTATTACTCTCAGCGTCCTTTCAGAGTGGCCCCCGGTGGTCCTCGGGAGGTAGGAAGTCATTAGAGGGAAGGGAGGGTCTTCTGACATGGGTGAAACTTAAGGATACGAATGGCAGAAAAGCACAAAAACCTAACTGTGGTCACTCACACAGTGACAAACGTGCTAAGTATCTGGAGAACTGGGGAGACTGGATGACTGACGGGATAACTAGGGGATCTGGTTCTGAAAGAGCAGGGAACACTTCAGCGAGAGAAGTAAGCGTGTAAGAAGCCCCCAGGAGCAGATGTCTAATGTTGTAGGGTTCTGACAGGGGAGTGACATGCTGCTTTTGTCACTCACCCCCCTGCAGCCGGGCCTTCTCTGCCTGCTCGTAGATCCCGAAGAGGAAGCGGAAGCTGAAGTCCTTTAGCCGGCTCAGACGCTGCATGGTTTGGGGCGAGGCCCAGGGCGGCAGGACCAGCCCGTGTGTCTGCTGTGTACGGCAGCGGGCAGGTTAGCTCCCCAGCCTAGGCCAGAGCCTCTCCCGGGAGCAGCTCTCTTCCCACGTGGGACAGtacctgtatgtgtgtgtgtgtgtgagaggggagggagagggactgGAACCGGGGGACATGGTGGGTGGTGTTGAGGCTGCAGGGAACAGGAAAGGAGGCCTGGGAGCGAGAAGTGTGACTCAGCAGAATGTGGTCAGATACCACAAGAGCTCTGGGTGGAGAGAAGCAGGAACTGCTGACCATTGATAAACTATTTCCCACTCTGAGGTTCTTTTTCACCCGTGAGGGAAGTTCCCTTGTTTCACAAGAGGTGGCTTGCTTGGACCTCCCCAGTGAGCATGGTGTCCAGGCACTGTGTTCTACTTGGCCTGGTCACCTAGGCCTGTCGAGGTATGAGAGACGAGCGGTCACACCGGGGACCCTGAGCCGGCTCACCTCACAGAAAAGTGTGTCGTAGACATTCCAGACGGTCTCCAGTGTCAGGTCTGTAAGCCCTGTCTCGTTGGCCACCATATCCAGAAATTGCTATGAAAAATGGATCAGGGGATCAGTCTTGCCCTGGGGGAAAGGACAGTGTGGTGACCTCCACCTCAGCCCCACTCACTGCATTCTGAATACTCTCATTCTGATACTCCGGTGTCCGCCGGGTCTCGTTCTGCAGCTGTTCAAAACGGGGACATGGGCCCAATGGGAACTTCAGCAGCTGCAGACCAAAGcagggaagcagaggcagagaaggagtcGGGGATCAGCAGGCCAACGGCCAGAATTGTCCCTGTCACCACCTCTAGGGAAGAGCTGGCTGGTCTTACCCTGTCCTCGGCAATGGGCACAGTGTGGATGGGGATAGGCTGCCAAGAGATGTTTGGGTTAAAGCGCTGCATCCCGTCGGGAGGGAAGAGTCCAGCCAGGTTGGCCTCGGCACTCATGAGAGTCCGGTCAAAGTCTGTGCTTCGCACATAAACCTGCAGAGATGACAACACAAGTCTCACCTGTGGAAGCGGGGTCGGGGAGCTCTGGCCCCTCACTGGGGCTCCAGGGGAGGTCTTGTTCTTGATGGTCACCTAACAAATTATAAATCCACCATGCATCTggccctctccccctctctggcCCTCCCCATCCCTCTTCCCAGCCAAGGCCCACCAGCTGGGGGCGTAGCTGTCCCCCATCTGTGAAGAACTCCTGTGGGAATGGCTCTAGTTCAAATGCCCCTCCCAGTCCAAAGTGCTTAGTCAACAAGGCGCTCAGGTCTGTCTGCTTGCCTGGTTTATTACAACACCTGTCTCCCTATCTAGGCCTGggtccttgagggcagaaactgCCTTCAATCACATCCCCCTTTATAACTGTCTTAGAGAgcaggagaggaaataaaataaggaaCAGAGATATTTGCTTGTGAAAAGAGAGGAATAAGCTGTGAGAAAGGGCAAGATCAGGATGGGGCTGGCCTTcaaggaaacaataacaacatCTAGGGACAAAGATCATATCTGTATGGTGCACCAGTATGTGCAATGCTAGCATAGTGCCTGCCCcataataggtactcagtaagtGTCTTGGATGGAAAGCCTGAGTTACTTCACAGAGTCAGAAACTACTTTGCCAGATCCTTAAGTCAGCTTGGATGCTTGATCACTTTTGCCTCTTTCCAAGCCAAGCAGGGGCAACTCAGCCTCTAGGGTTTTGCTCTAGACAGTCCTTGGATGTCTTGTCCTGTAGTTGTGCTGTAACTAGAAATGCATGGAGGGAGGCCAGAGTGCCCAGCCTCACCCGTAgtctccctgagggcagagggtGAGAACAGCACTTCCCATTTCCCTTGCCTCTAGAGCTCCCAGCCTTACCTCTTGCCGGTGGTAAGAGGTGTTGAGGAAGTCATGGTAGCGCTGTCGCAGAGCCTGGCCCAGCTCCCAGTGCTGTAGCATCCCCTCCTGTGGGCAAATCCAAGGGTTAAGAGGCCCAGAGGGAAGGGATGGCTCACGATTACCACAGGGCTTAGCCACTATTGCTTTCCAAGTTC
Protein-coding sequences here:
- the ACP2 gene encoding lysosomal acid phosphatase isoform X4, yielding MTPGIRLTHSYFQPGTWKAIVAKPCGNREPSLPSGPLNPWICPQEGMLQHWELGQALRQRYHDFLNTSYHRQEVYVRSTDFDRTLMSAEANLAGLFPPDGMQRFNPNISWQPIPIHTVPIAEDRLLKFPLGPCPRFEQLQNETRRTPEYQNESIQNAQFLDMVANETGLTDLTLETVWNVYDTLFCEHDTTLVALQMALDVYNGKQAPYASCHIFELYQEDTGNFSVEMYFRNETTKAPWPLILPGCPHRCPLQDFLRLTEPVVPKDWQQECRLASSPADTGELLPASMLAVPQNSLQFISTGLERADALPAILLQGWQSFSQLRRCMVWGEAHPIPRQLISHPETYSSPSVLILRETKSNQERTVLSSYHQVFQLTRWYKPPLGASLSTYTLGPSLLTSTRTLVLSVTALLDQCHLKA
- the ACP2 gene encoding lysosomal acid phosphatase isoform X2, whose protein sequence is MTPGIRLTHSYFQPGTWKAIVAKPCGNREPSLPSGPLNPWICPQEGMLQHWELGQALRQRYHDFLNTSYHRQEVYVRSTDFDRTLMSAEANLAGLFPPDGMQRFNPNISWQPIPIHTVPIAEDRLLKFPLGPCPRFEQLQNETRRTPEYQNESIQNAQFLDMVANETGLTDLTLETVWNVYDTLFCEQTHGLVLPPWASPQTMQRLSRLKDFSFRFLFGIYEQAEKARLQGGVLLAQIRKNLTLVATTSPLPKLLVYSAHDTTLVALQMALDVYNGKQAPYASCHIFELYQEDTGNFSVEMYFRNETTKAPWPLILPGCPHRCPLQDFLRLTEPVVPKDWQQECRLASSPADTGVPAYSLVQATTWSQPFHLHSGSISSHLHTDPGAQCYRSTGSVSSQSLRKTSLAHVLLQLSLLFSLPFSGVKSFKGLPRLWCHCVTAHSLRLTPDSLMSPATPRKPLLSRTNDLLLPKPVTNS
- the ACP2 gene encoding lysosomal acid phosphatase isoform X6; translated protein: MTPGIRLTHSYFQPGTWKAIVAKPCGNREPSLPSGPLNPWICPQEGMLQHWELGQALRQRYHDFLNTSYHRQEVYVRSTDFDRTLMSAEANLAGLFPPDGMQRFNPNISWQPIPIHTVPIAEDRLLKFPLGPCPRFEQLQNETRRTPEYQNESIQNAQFLDMVANETGLTDLTLETVWNVYDTLFCEQTHGLVLPPWASPQTMQRLSRLKDFSFRFLFGIYEQAEKARLQGGVLLAQIRKNLTLVATTSPLPKLLVYSAHDTTLVALQMALDVYNGKQAPYASCHIFELYQEDTGNFSVEMYFRNETTKAPWPLILPGCPHRCPLQDFLRLTEPVVPKDWQQECRLASSPADTGFASSMLPSKGLKCRQVVTFHSGPRKKTEGVAA
- the ACP2 gene encoding lysosomal acid phosphatase isoform X3 → MTPGIRLTHSYFQPGTWKAIVAKPCGNREPSLPSGPLNPWICPQEGMLQHWELGQALRQRYHDFLNTSYHRQEVTIKNKTSPGAPVRGQSSPTPLPQLLKFPLGPCPRFEQLQNETRRTPEYQNESIQNAQFLDMVANETGLTDLTLETVWNVYDTLFCEQTHGLVLPPWASPQTMQRLSRLKDFSFRFLFGIYEQAEKARLQGGVLLAQIRKNLTLVATTSPLPKLLVYSAHDTTLVALQMALDVYNGKQAPYASCHIFELYQEDTGNFSVEMYFRNETTKAPWPLILPGCPHRCPLQDFLRLTEPVVPKDWQQECRLASSPADTGELLPASMLAVPQNSLQFISTGLERADALPAILLQGWQSFSQLRRCMVWGEAHPIPRQLISHPETYSSPSVLILRETKSNQERTVLSSYHQVFQLTRWYKPPLGASLSTYTLGPSLLTSTRTLVLSVTALLDQCHLKA
- the ACP2 gene encoding lysosomal acid phosphatase isoform X5 — encoded protein: MTPGIRLTHSYFQPGTWKAIVAKPCGNREPSLPSGPLNPWICPQEGMLQHWELGQALRQRYHDFLNTSYHRQEVYVRSTDFDRTLMSAEANLAGLFPPDGMQRFNPNISWQPIPIHTVPIAEDRLLKFPLGPCPRFEQLQNETRRTPEYQNESIQNAQFLDMVANETGLTDLTLETVWNVYDTLFCEQTHGLVLPPWASPQTMQRLSRLKDFSFRFLFGIYEQAEKARLQGGVLLAQIRKNLTLVATTSPLPKLLVYSAHDTTLVALQMALDVYNGKQAPYASCHIFELYQEDTGNFSVEMYFRNETTKAPWPLILPGCPHRCPLQDFLRLTEPVVPKDWQQECRLASSPADTEVIVALAVCGSILFLLLVLLLTVLFRVQAQPPGYRHVPDGEDHA
- the ACP2 gene encoding lysosomal acid phosphatase isoform X1, producing MTPGIRLTHSYFQPGTWKAIVAKPCGNREPSLPSGPLNPWICPQEGMLQHWELGQALRQRYHDFLNTSYHRQEVYVRSTDFDRTLMSAEANLAGLFPPDGMQRFNPNISWQPIPIHTVPIAEDRLLKFPLGPCPRFEQLQNETRRTPEYQNESIQNAQFLDMVANETGLTDLTLETVWNVYDTLFCEQTHGLVLPPWASPQTMQRLSRLKDFSFRFLFGIYEQAEKARLQGGVLLAQIRKNLTLVATTSPLPKLLVYSAHDTTLVALQMALDVYNGKQAPYASCHIFELYQEDTGNFSVEMYFRNETTKAPWPLILPGCPHRCPLQDFLRLTEPVVPKDWQQECRLASSPADTGELLPASMLAVPQNSLQFISTGLERADALPAILLQGWQSFSQLRRCMVWGEAHPIPRQLISHPETYSSPSVLILRETKSNQERTVLSSYHQVFQLTRWYKPPLGASLSTYTLGPSLLTSTRTLVLSVTALLDQCHLKA